The Methylomusa anaerophila genome has a segment encoding these proteins:
- a CDS encoding methyl-accepting chemotaxis protein, whose protein sequence is MKITSMKTRLLIILLPFFILSFGALVGISYYLSLQALSQSVDETAAAMGSDYASRISGQVYSAKVQLESFAGIKRIYNPSDRQALKEALSECVSRLDILENITYIAPDGIALRPDGSTVNLGDREYFKQVITTKKPAVSDALMNRTTGKAGINVAVPVLYEGKLTGVLTGSISIEKMHNLVKEAKFKETGYALVLDSNGVVIVHPRFPEMQGKLNFSQKEINPELKLQRSELDDRLVKLVQEAASGKTVRGKYQFVDGIDRIGTIVSINLLGGQRWFMMVTAPEAEAIHELSALKQSLLGGAFVCILLAGVFIFIISKRIATPITLIRNECMQLAQGDLRERPLNISSYDEIGQLTRDFKEMRNNLYTLVSKVLSQSEQLAASSEELTASAHQSADASSQIASSVAEIASGSEQQVAATGQVVKVAQELSARTGQISLAAQEVSSIALSTVQSAEQGRQAVDRTEEQMNGIGKESIALESAIVDLSKGSREISEIVTLISTISNQTNLLALNAAIEAARAGEAGRGFAVVAEEVRKLAEESNQATQKIGTLIQQNQINMDRAVAASQTGAAGIKSGILMVHSTGETFKNIVEAILKLSGEIKDIAAAINQMAEGNQSLFTAIREIETVGKTSAAQSQTISGATEEQTAAMQEIATSSQSLAQMATELTQAVSKFKI, encoded by the coding sequence ATGAAAATCACTAGCATGAAAACGAGGTTGCTCATCATCTTATTGCCCTTTTTTATTCTATCTTTTGGAGCATTGGTCGGGATTAGCTACTATCTTTCTCTGCAGGCTCTAAGTCAGAGCGTTGATGAAACGGCGGCAGCGATGGGGTCGGATTATGCTTCCCGTATTTCCGGGCAGGTTTACAGTGCCAAAGTTCAGCTGGAATCGTTTGCCGGCATCAAAAGAATATACAATCCTTCTGACAGGCAGGCACTAAAGGAAGCTTTGTCTGAATGCGTTTCACGGCTTGATATTCTAGAGAATATAACTTATATAGCACCAGACGGCATAGCGCTGAGACCTGACGGCAGCACGGTAAATCTTGGAGATCGGGAATATTTCAAACAAGTAATCACAACAAAAAAACCGGCTGTTTCAGATGCTCTGATGAACAGGACAACCGGAAAAGCAGGAATAAATGTTGCTGTTCCGGTTCTTTATGAGGGGAAATTAACCGGTGTACTGACCGGTTCCATTTCGATAGAAAAGATGCATAACCTGGTCAAAGAAGCAAAATTTAAAGAAACCGGCTATGCTTTAGTACTGGATTCCAATGGCGTTGTCATCGTTCATCCGCGCTTTCCCGAGATGCAGGGTAAGCTCAATTTCAGCCAAAAGGAGATCAACCCTGAATTAAAGCTACAACGATCCGAACTTGACGACCGTCTGGTAAAGCTGGTTCAAGAAGCTGCTTCAGGTAAGACTGTGCGCGGCAAATATCAATTTGTTGACGGCATCGATAGAATCGGGACCATTGTCTCTATCAATCTGTTAGGCGGCCAGCGCTGGTTTATGATGGTAACAGCTCCGGAAGCCGAAGCAATCCATGAATTAAGCGCATTAAAACAGTCCCTGCTTGGGGGTGCATTCGTGTGTATTTTGCTGGCTGGCGTCTTCATTTTCATTATAAGCAAACGTATCGCGACTCCTATCACGTTGATTCGAAACGAATGCATGCAGTTGGCACAAGGTGATCTGCGGGAACGACCACTCAATATTTCTTCCTACGATGAGATCGGGCAATTAACTAGAGATTTCAAAGAAATGCGAAACAACTTGTATACACTTGTTTCAAAAGTATTGTCCCAATCCGAACAGTTGGCAGCATCCAGTGAAGAGTTAACCGCAAGCGCCCATCAATCCGCAGATGCGTCCAGTCAGATCGCCAGTTCCGTTGCCGAAATCGCCAGCGGGTCGGAGCAACAGGTAGCAGCCACCGGCCAGGTTGTAAAAGTGGCACAAGAACTGTCGGCAAGAACCGGGCAAATTTCCCTTGCTGCGCAAGAAGTGTCTTCGATTGCCCTTTCTACAGTACAATCGGCGGAACAAGGCCGTCAGGCAGTAGACCGGACTGAGGAACAAATGAATGGAATCGGTAAAGAATCGATTGCCCTTGAATCTGCCATTGTAGATTTAAGCAAAGGCTCTAGAGAAATCAGTGAAATTGTCACCTTGATTTCCACTATTTCCAATCAGACCAACTTGCTTGCCCTTAATGCCGCTATTGAAGCGGCACGAGCAGGTGAGGCGGGCCGTGGATTTGCGGTTGTGGCTGAGGAAGTCCGTAAGCTAGCGGAAGAATCGAATCAGGCTACGCAAAAGATTGGCACTCTTATACAGCAAAATCAGATCAATATGGACCGTGCTGTTGCCGCGTCCCAAACCGGGGCTGCAGGTATCAAATCAGGTATTCTTATGGTTCATAGCACGGGAGAAACGTTTAAGAATATCGTCGAAGCAATTCTCAAATTATCTGGAGAAATCAAAGATATCGCTGCAGCTATAAACCAGATGGCGGAAGGCAATCAATCTTTGTTTACCGCTATCCGCGAAATTGAGACTGTGGGTAAGACATCGGCGGCCCAATCCCAGACAATCTCCGGCGCGACCGAGGAGCAAACCGCGGCTATGCAGGAAATCGCAACTTCAAGTCAAAGTCTAGCTCAAATGGCAACGGAATTAACGCAAGCCGTCAGTAAGTTCAAGATATAG
- a CDS encoding alpha/beta hydrolase family protein yields the protein MVDLTLKEKFAFKFIFNESRVYSRWYGRFLSFGIDYGRLKRVIARIPNWLEWCNQWTKEGDELYRKAEKALNEGNEFKSRALFHEAVGCYHTGQHIFFIDSSQKEATQEKARMSYQRAIALYNEKECPIRIEVPFEGVKIPGYLRLSGAPGSPLIIFVNGMDNIKEAEGHSQGTMFKQNGFNYFTFDGPGQGEMWKSMKYDVKKYHKAVSAIIDWFEQNQTYGINMDKVALVGFSLGGYLAPMSAALDKRVKCVVGNSGLVFIGGINGLKRLNPIWQRGVTYMTGCNTLEAAVDKFDWDIEQDVSLKVPLLFYHAGRDEVMPSPKLHADKVMRWAKGEKTLKYFEHAEHCTQDYLDEVFPEIIDWFKKKLI from the coding sequence ATGGTTGATTTGACTTTAAAAGAAAAGTTTGCTTTTAAATTTATTTTTAATGAAAGCAGAGTTTACTCCAGATGGTATGGCAGATTTCTATCTTTTGGGATTGATTACGGAAGATTAAAAAGGGTCATTGCCAGAATACCAAATTGGTTAGAATGGTGCAATCAATGGACAAAAGAAGGTGATGAGCTTTATCGAAAAGCTGAAAAAGCTTTGAATGAGGGAAATGAGTTTAAATCAAGGGCATTATTTCACGAGGCGGTTGGATGCTATCACACTGGGCAGCATATATTCTTTATTGACAGCAGTCAGAAAGAAGCAACCCAAGAAAAGGCAAGAATGAGCTATCAGAGAGCTATTGCTTTATACAATGAAAAAGAATGTCCAATACGAATTGAGGTGCCGTTTGAAGGAGTGAAAATCCCAGGGTATTTAAGACTCTCAGGTGCACCTGGCAGTCCATTGATCATTTTTGTTAATGGAATGGACAATATAAAGGAGGCAGAGGGGCATTCCCAGGGAACGATGTTCAAACAGAATGGTTTCAACTATTTTACATTTGATGGGCCGGGCCAGGGTGAGATGTGGAAGAGCATGAAGTATGACGTTAAGAAATATCATAAGGCAGTATCTGCTATCATTGATTGGTTTGAGCAAAACCAGACCTATGGAATAAATATGGACAAGGTTGCCTTAGTGGGATTCAGTCTTGGGGGATACCTGGCTCCAATGAGCGCTGCACTGGATAAAAGGGTGAAATGTGTGGTAGGAAACAGCGGGCTTGTTTTCATTGGAGGTATAAATGGCTTAAAACGGCTTAACCCAATATGGCAGCGTGGAGTTACATACATGACAGGATGTAATACGCTTGAAGCGGCAGTGGACAAATTTGACTGGGACATTGAACAGGATGTAAGCCTGAAAGTACCTTTACTGTTCTATCATGCAGGCAGGGATGAGGTCATGCCTTCACCAAAGCTGCATGCAGATAAGGTTATGCGGTGGGCAAAGGGTGAAAAAACGCTTAAATATTTTGAACATGCAGAACACTGTACGCAGGATTATCTGGATGAGGTTTTTCCGGAAATAATTGACTGGTTTAAGAAAAAGCTTATTTAG
- a CDS encoding quaternary amine ABC transporter ATP-binding protein, with the protein MDEILRVEHLTMLFGSNPTAALKQLEAGESKEDIQKRTGVTVGVFDASLSVAPGEIFAIIGLSGSGKSTLLRCLNLLHQPTRGQIYFKGSDITHYTKQQLMDYRRDNIAMVFQNFGLMNHRNVMGNVVYGLEIRGCNKLEREQRASEMIGLVGLAGWENHPIPALSGGMRQRVGLARALANNPDILLMDEPFSALDPIIRRDMQFELLSIQRKVKKTIVFITHDINEAFKIGNRVAIMKDGCIVQIGSPEQVLDKPADSYVENLIRDIDRTKILSVKNIMSSPSAIVKSGDGWHVAMRQMVSNGVSSVYMVNDNMQLLGLVTLDNVMNVRNGLLSMEEAVVRDIPLTSPDFALQELLPVAAEAKYPIAVTDENKQLVGIVTKAAVLSSLVS; encoded by the coding sequence ATGGATGAGATTCTGCGAGTAGAGCATCTTACTATGCTATTCGGGTCTAACCCAACTGCAGCCTTAAAACAGCTGGAGGCCGGCGAAAGCAAAGAAGACATCCAAAAACGTACCGGAGTTACGGTTGGCGTATTTGATGCCAGCTTGTCAGTAGCGCCAGGTGAGATCTTTGCGATTATCGGTCTTTCCGGAAGTGGAAAATCAACACTGCTGCGCTGTCTCAATCTATTGCATCAACCGACCCGCGGCCAAATATATTTTAAAGGCTCGGATATTACGCATTATACCAAGCAGCAGCTTATGGACTATCGCCGAGACAATATTGCGATGGTATTTCAGAATTTCGGACTCATGAATCACCGCAATGTCATGGGCAATGTGGTATATGGGCTGGAGATACGGGGCTGTAACAAGCTGGAGCGCGAACAAAGGGCATCAGAAATGATCGGTCTTGTCGGCTTGGCTGGTTGGGAGAACCACCCGATTCCGGCATTGAGCGGCGGAATGCGCCAACGGGTTGGATTGGCCCGTGCGCTGGCGAATAATCCTGACATTCTCCTTATGGATGAGCCCTTTTCCGCATTAGATCCGATCATCAGAAGAGATATGCAGTTCGAACTGCTGAGCATACAAAGAAAAGTTAAAAAAACTATCGTATTTATTACCCATGACATTAATGAAGCTTTTAAAATCGGCAACCGTGTTGCCATTATGAAAGACGGCTGTATAGTCCAGATTGGATCGCCTGAACAGGTATTGGATAAACCAGCGGATAGTTATGTCGAAAATTTGATCCGCGATATCGACAGGACAAAAATATTATCTGTAAAAAATATCATGTCCTCACCATCGGCAATAGTAAAATCAGGAGACGGATGGCATGTAGCCATGCGGCAAATGGTATCCAACGGTGTGTCCAGTGTCTATATGGTAAACGATAATATGCAATTGTTAGGTTTGGTGACACTTGATAATGTGATGAATGTCCGCAACGGTCTCCTAAGTATGGAGGAAGCCGTTGTTCGCGACATTCCGCTAACAAGTCCCGATTTTGCTTTGCAGGAACTTTTGCCGGTTGCTGCCGAAGCCAAATATCCGATAGCGGTTACCGATGAAAACAAACAACTTGTCGGAATTGTGACCAAAGCAGCGGTTCTTTCTTCGCTTGTGAGTTAG
- a CDS encoding ABC transporter permease: MTNWLWRFPESLHLDIGTPVDKMVLYLSHNFSNVFSLIKEMLLGFTQFIYHGVASIPWWLIIAAMGIWGWKASGRPARGILFGLMMLLIGAVGLWQPMLETVALVFASVIISLLLGFPAGIFLSSSEKANEAVQPVLDAMQTMPTFVYLIPAVMFFGLGQAPAVIATTIYAVPPVIRLTSLAIKQVDPEVVEAARAFGSTWLQTLLKVQIPQALPTIMTGVNQTIMMAVAMIVTCSMIGAKGLGMEVLIGINRLELGRGFTAGIVIVIIAIIMDRLTQSWAGVKK; encoded by the coding sequence ATGACTAACTGGTTGTGGAGGTTTCCCGAAAGCTTACACTTAGATATTGGAACGCCTGTTGATAAAATGGTTTTGTATTTAAGCCATAATTTCAGCAATGTCTTTAGTCTTATAAAAGAAATGCTGCTGGGATTTACCCAGTTCATCTATCACGGAGTTGCCTCGATTCCGTGGTGGCTCATCATTGCCGCCATGGGAATCTGGGGCTGGAAGGCAAGCGGCCGGCCGGCCAGGGGAATATTATTCGGCCTGATGATGTTGTTAATTGGTGCTGTCGGGCTTTGGCAGCCTATGCTGGAAACAGTGGCCCTTGTCTTTGCTTCGGTCATTATATCCTTATTACTCGGCTTTCCGGCAGGTATATTTTTGTCCAGCAGTGAAAAAGCCAACGAAGCGGTACAGCCTGTACTTGATGCCATGCAAACAATGCCGACCTTTGTCTATTTGATACCGGCAGTTATGTTTTTTGGATTAGGTCAGGCGCCGGCGGTCATTGCAACCACCATTTACGCCGTGCCGCCGGTGATACGGCTTACCAGCCTTGCCATTAAGCAGGTAGACCCGGAAGTAGTCGAAGCCGCCCGGGCTTTTGGCTCCACTTGGCTCCAGACTTTATTAAAGGTGCAGATTCCCCAGGCATTGCCGACAATTATGACTGGCGTGAATCAGACCATCATGATGGCTGTTGCCATGATCGTAACCTGCTCCATGATCGGCGCCAAGGGATTAGGCATGGAGGTTCTGATCGGCATCAACCGTTTAGAGCTCGGGCGCGGGTTCACCGCCGGTATTGTAATTGTCATCATAGCAATTATCATGGACCGCCTGACGCAGAGCTGGGCGGGTGTAAAAAAATAG
- a CDS encoding ABC transporter substrate-binding protein, which produces MFKKKIIGVLLGVCLATILLPGCSGSNQSKSDTTIKFADAGWDSIKFHNAVAMFIIQHGMGYKTEEVSGTTTLTYQALKNNDIDAYMEVWSDNLATYKDDVAKGNILELALNYGDNAQGLYVPRYVIEGDGKRNIKAVAPDLKTVEDLKKYKDIFADPESPGKGRIYGAIPGWEVDKILYNKYMSYGLDKYYTYFRPGSDAALAAAISTAYEQGQPVVSYYWEPTWLTGKYDLVKLQDTPYDPNTFKEGKGDFPAVPVTIAAAKNIAEKAPEVAEFLKKYQTSSAITAQALAYMADNKASYENTAKWFLKNNENLWSNWVTSQQLEKVKAALK; this is translated from the coding sequence GTGTTTAAGAAAAAGATCATTGGGGTATTGCTTGGGGTTTGTTTGGCAACAATTCTTCTTCCCGGTTGCTCCGGCAGTAATCAGTCCAAATCAGATACTACTATTAAATTTGCTGATGCCGGCTGGGACAGTATCAAATTTCATAATGCCGTTGCCATGTTTATCATACAGCATGGCATGGGCTATAAAACAGAGGAAGTCAGCGGAACTACAACCCTAACCTATCAAGCGCTAAAAAATAATGATATTGATGCTTATATGGAGGTTTGGTCAGATAATCTCGCCACGTATAAAGACGATGTAGCCAAGGGGAATATCCTGGAACTGGCTTTAAACTACGGTGATAATGCCCAAGGCCTGTATGTCCCAAGGTATGTTATCGAAGGAGACGGCAAACGTAATATAAAAGCTGTGGCGCCTGACCTGAAAACTGTGGAGGATCTAAAAAAATATAAAGACATATTTGCCGACCCGGAGTCCCCGGGAAAGGGAAGAATCTACGGTGCTATCCCCGGCTGGGAGGTCGACAAAATACTTTATAACAAATATATGAGCTATGGCCTGGATAAATACTATACATACTTTCGTCCCGGGTCAGATGCCGCCCTTGCCGCTGCAATCAGTACAGCTTATGAACAGGGTCAGCCGGTTGTCAGCTACTATTGGGAACCAACCTGGCTGACAGGAAAATACGACTTGGTAAAACTGCAGGATACTCCCTATGATCCAAATACTTTCAAGGAGGGAAAAGGCGATTTTCCTGCGGTGCCGGTTACTATAGCCGCAGCCAAAAACATTGCCGAAAAAGCTCCTGAGGTAGCGGAGTTCCTCAAAAAATACCAAACGTCAAGCGCAATAACCGCGCAAGCCCTGGCGTATATGGCTGATAACAAAGCAAGCTATGAAAATACCGCCAAGTGGTTCCTAAAAAACAACGAAAACCTATGGAGCAACTGGGTGACTTCGCAACAGTTGGAGAAAGTAAAAGCGGCGCTGAAATGA
- a CDS encoding TrkA C-terminal domain-containing protein, whose protein sequence is MRNHIEQPVYSQIAMDIASRIAKGELKEGTKIAGRSLLASEYNVSPETIRRSLRLLEDMEIIEVLTGSGVTIKSRTGAMQYIEKYNTGKDLRALKGEIYEKIRQREGINQEISEIIDQMFDLSERLRNINPIHIIEVEVPINSPLVGKMIADVRFWQRTGATIVGIKREGKLIVSPGPYACFMPMDIFLVIGDPGVLKRIEQVMNEG, encoded by the coding sequence ATGAGAAACCATATCGAACAGCCGGTTTACTCCCAGATTGCCATGGATATTGCTTCGCGAATTGCCAAAGGTGAGCTTAAAGAGGGAACAAAAATAGCCGGGCGCTCATTACTGGCAAGTGAATACAATGTTTCCCCGGAGACTATCCGGAGGTCTCTGCGGTTGCTGGAAGATATGGAAATCATTGAAGTCCTTACCGGCAGCGGCGTAACGATAAAATCCCGTACCGGTGCTATGCAATATATTGAGAAATATAATACAGGCAAGGACTTACGGGCCCTAAAAGGAGAAATTTATGAAAAGATCCGCCAGCGGGAGGGCATAAATCAGGAAATCTCGGAAATAATTGATCAAATGTTCGATCTTAGCGAACGCTTGAGAAATATAAACCCCATCCATATCATCGAGGTAGAAGTTCCCATTAACTCACCTCTCGTTGGCAAGATGATCGCCGATGTACGTTTCTGGCAAAGGACCGGTGCGACCATTGTCGGGATAAAACGGGAAGGTAAGCTTATTGTTTCGCCTGGCCCTTATGCCTGTTTCATGCCGATGGATATTTTTCTGGTAATTGGTGACCCGGGTGTTCTTAAACGTATTGAACAAGTAATGAACGAGGGTTGA
- a CDS encoding MFS transporter produces the protein MMRFKHGQASHQTEYYSFLFQTLIYGTAVGLNSILIPAYALELGASALEMGLIVGSRGIGHFALVVPVSFLLERFGARPLFLVSSFLEAIFILAVFFVGSPLPLLLLATLDGFMCSTRLTVLNTAFLQLLPRINPAQNGWFKACMTSGLMLAGPAAGGILAAKIGLAAAFVINAAVIFATIVLVILLPADFLSYRKRSDNVNNVNLLSKFLKLLRDRKILFIAAGETLNTGYMSSFRTLIILVVVGLLKLPVDIVAQIVLVGGGANILTTFAGPVLLKNCQTKTYYHITVLGIVPALVLLGAGGQSWMLYLGSLLSGVSIGVMSLANYKMMSTVQGDRGLIAGVFTFSAGFSLAVAPMVSSILADYFNVRTAFLAYIIPFGVLEGVLWLYRSRAAAGEPDNSAPCRFGR, from the coding sequence ATGATGAGATTCAAGCACGGGCAGGCGTCTCACCAGACGGAATATTATAGTTTTTTGTTCCAGACGTTAATCTATGGGACCGCGGTGGGCTTAAATTCAATTTTGATCCCGGCGTATGCCCTGGAACTTGGTGCCTCGGCATTAGAGATGGGCTTAATTGTCGGCAGCCGGGGAATCGGGCATTTTGCCTTAGTGGTGCCGGTCAGTTTTTTGCTGGAACGGTTCGGGGCCAGACCCCTGTTTCTTGTCAGCAGTTTCCTGGAAGCTATTTTTATCCTGGCCGTTTTTTTTGTCGGCAGCCCGCTGCCGCTGTTGTTGCTGGCTACACTGGACGGCTTTATGTGCTCTACGCGGTTAACGGTGCTGAATACCGCTTTTCTGCAATTGCTGCCCCGGATTAATCCGGCCCAGAACGGCTGGTTTAAAGCTTGCATGACTTCCGGGCTAATGTTAGCGGGACCGGCTGCCGGCGGGATCCTGGCAGCTAAAATCGGCTTGGCGGCGGCTTTTGTGATAAATGCGGCAGTAATTTTTGCCACCATTGTATTGGTGATTTTGCTGCCGGCGGATTTTCTGTCTTACCGAAAAAGATCGGACAACGTTAATAACGTTAATTTACTAAGCAAATTTTTAAAGTTGCTCCGGGACCGGAAAATTTTGTTTATCGCGGCAGGGGAAACGTTAAACACCGGCTATATGTCCAGCTTCAGGACGCTGATTATTCTTGTGGTCGTGGGACTGTTAAAGCTGCCGGTGGATATTGTCGCCCAAATCGTGCTGGTAGGAGGCGGCGCTAATATCCTTACAACCTTTGCGGGACCCGTGTTGTTGAAAAACTGCCAAACGAAAACTTATTATCACATCACTGTTCTCGGCATCGTTCCAGCCTTAGTTTTACTGGGGGCCGGCGGCCAAAGCTGGATGCTGTATCTGGGATCTTTGCTGTCAGGGGTGAGTATCGGGGTCATGAGTCTTGCCAATTACAAGATGATGAGCACCGTACAAGGTGACAGAGGGCTGATTGCCGGGGTGTTCACTTTTAGCGCCGGCTTTAGCCTGGCGGTGGCGCCGATGGTGAGCAGTATACTGGCAGATTACTTTAATGTTCGGACAGCGTTTTTAGCCTACATTATTCCCTTTGGCGTACTGGAAGGAGTGCTCTGGCTTTACCGCTCCCGGGCTGCCGCCGGGGAACCGGATAATTCCGCTCCTTGCCGCTTTGGCCGTTAA
- a CDS encoding MFS transporter yields the protein MFKLFQTIPFPIWVLALAHGSVDMAGGAFYVALPFIKAKFGLAYAEVTAIVLVQNLTSSIVQPLFGYLSDRKPRPWLMPVGCLVLGLTLPTIFFAPNYYFLFLLTAINGLGSAAFHPQAAKTVSLLSGAAKGKALSIFSVGGSVGIAVGSIFLASLLLGGPGSRLLLYSLPYILVSLALFRLVARLPRLEPQHRRQGSARLKSYVNWPLLAFMGMVLTRATIASGISTFVPLYYISYLNGSPLYASFLLSVFQSAGVIGTLLGGIMSDRYGSRQVMIFSILPIAPLLYFFRIVSDIWVFAVLAASSILLAATATSGLVLIQKMMPHNLGMASGLNLGLGSGLGAVGVLSMGWIADTWGVPRVFDLLSWLPVLGFVLTLFIREPADKTSKQAGLRHNCSCLKES from the coding sequence TTGTTCAAACTATTTCAAACAATACCTTTTCCCATTTGGGTGTTGGCGTTGGCACATGGCAGTGTCGACATGGCCGGTGGTGCTTTTTATGTAGCCTTGCCCTTCATTAAAGCGAAATTTGGCCTGGCATATGCAGAAGTAACGGCCATTGTACTGGTGCAGAACCTGACATCGTCCATCGTTCAGCCTTTATTCGGATATCTGAGTGATCGAAAACCGCGTCCCTGGCTGATGCCGGTGGGCTGCCTGGTTCTGGGCCTCACGCTGCCGACAATTTTTTTCGCTCCTAATTATTATTTTTTGTTTCTGCTTACGGCGATTAACGGCCTGGGTTCCGCCGCATTTCATCCGCAAGCGGCTAAAACCGTTAGTCTATTAAGCGGAGCGGCCAAAGGAAAGGCTCTCAGCATATTTTCTGTCGGCGGCAGCGTTGGTATTGCTGTTGGTTCCATATTTCTGGCATCCCTGTTGCTGGGCGGACCGGGAAGCAGATTATTGTTGTACTCGTTGCCCTACATCCTGGTCAGCCTGGCGTTGTTCCGTTTGGTCGCCCGGCTGCCCCGCCTCGAACCTCAGCACCGCCGGCAGGGTTCAGCCAGGCTGAAATCCTATGTCAATTGGCCGCTGCTGGCTTTTATGGGCATGGTCTTGACGCGAGCCACCATAGCTTCCGGCATCAGTACGTTTGTACCATTATACTATATCTCCTATCTGAACGGCAGTCCGTTGTACGCCAGTTTTCTGCTGAGCGTGTTTCAGAGCGCCGGCGTAATCGGCACCTTGCTGGGCGGTATCATGAGTGATCGTTATGGCAGTAGGCAGGTGATGATTTTCTCCATCCTGCCCATTGCGCCGTTGTTGTATTTTTTCCGGATAGTCAGTGATATTTGGGTATTTGCCGTCCTGGCGGCAAGCAGTATTTTGCTGGCCGCTACCGCGACCAGCGGCTTGGTGTTAATCCAAAAAATGATGCCCCATAATTTAGGCATGGCATCGGGGCTAAATTTAGGCTTGGGTTCGGGGCTCGGAGCCGTCGGCGTTTTATCCATGGGCTGGATTGCCGACACCTGGGGAGTTCCCCGGGTATTTGACCTCTTGTCATGGCTGCCCGTGCTGGGGTTTGTTCTCACCCTGTTCATTCGGGAACCTGCCGATAAAACAAGCAAGCAAGCCGGTTTAAGACATAATTGTTCTTGCCTCAAGGAATCCTAA
- a CDS encoding ABC transporter permease, which produces MKENITAVHNKLLGFYLYFLVLILWEIAPRVGWASNVFLPPLSRVIQTAIDLGLANILIYVSISLKRVFAGFLFATLLALPVGFVLAGALPWLARFLRPLTVFLSSIPPFILFPIFVIIAGVGEGGIYTVIFWSSFWPILFTTIVGIQNVDTLLIRAGKAMNANKLELFFKVVLPGALPTIISGVRTGLTMSFFMLIGAESMGADSGMGWMIHNAQSMGFVERIYLGAILVAGVGFVLNYALEILESTVLYWREEELPEERESVAA; this is translated from the coding sequence ATGAAAGAGAATATAACAGCGGTTCATAACAAGCTCTTAGGGTTTTATTTATATTTTTTGGTGCTGATTTTATGGGAAATAGCGCCGCGGGTAGGCTGGGCCAGCAATGTATTTCTCCCCCCGCTGTCCCGGGTTATCCAGACAGCAATCGATTTAGGATTAGCCAATATCCTGATTTACGTTTCGATCAGCCTCAAGCGGGTTTTTGCAGGTTTTCTCTTCGCTACCCTGCTGGCACTGCCGGTGGGATTCGTTTTGGCCGGGGCATTGCCGTGGCTGGCCAGATTTCTCAGGCCATTGACGGTTTTTCTCTCCAGTATCCCGCCGTTTATCTTGTTCCCGATTTTTGTCATCATTGCGGGGGTTGGCGAGGGTGGTATTTATACCGTTATCTTCTGGTCTTCTTTTTGGCCGATCCTTTTTACGACAATAGTAGGTATCCAAAATGTGGATACCCTGCTTATCCGGGCTGGTAAAGCGATGAATGCCAATAAACTGGAATTGTTTTTCAAAGTCGTGCTGCCCGGCGCACTGCCGACCATTATTTCAGGCGTTCGGACGGGCTTGACGATGAGTTTCTTTATGCTGATCGGCGCTGAGAGCATGGGGGCGGATTCCGGGATGGGCTGGATGATTCACAATGCGCAAAGCATGGGTTTTGTGGAGCGGATCTATCTGGGCGCTATCCTGGTCGCAGGTGTAGGTTTTGTTTTGAATTATGCCCTTGAAATTTTGGAGAGCACCGTGCTGTATTGGCGGGAGGAGGAGCTTCCGGAAGAGAGGGAAAGCGTTGCCGCCTGA